TTTTCTTTCTTAAAATTCTTCTGAATATTCTTCTTCAACGGCATCAGGTCTTTTTACTGAGTCGAAATCTTGGGGGAGGCTCGAGATGAGTTTCTTCGCAGCATCCTTTTCGGAGATAATATTTTTGAAAACGACGTGCACACAAGAGACGTGTAGCCCCGTTAATTTTGTGATTTCCTCGGCTATTTTACTTTGGATTTCCTCTGCTTTGTCAGGAATAGAAAGTCCATAGCAAATATTCACTTCTACTTTAATGCTGATTGTATGATTGTGCATATCCTGCTCAGCAGAGATGCCTTTCACGTTTTCGGATGGGTTACGGCCGAGTAGGCTATCAATTAGGTTCCCTTCAAGAAGCGCAATTCCTTCTATGTGTGCGAGAACTTGTAATACAATTCCTTGAAAAACACGGTTTTCGATATCACGCACGAAGACTGTTTCAGGGATCTCGAATTCTTTCGTGTCAACATTTTTGTTGTCCACATTTGGTAGACGATCGGGCATAATTTTCACCTAATTTAAGTGGGTAAGAAGGGAGATTGACTTTCCTATAAATCTATATTACCATGTCATAAAAAAATAGGAAAGTATGGAAATTTTACTCACGGTCATTTTATGGGTTTTGATGGGCGGCATGACAAGTTATTTTGCTGCTCGACGCGGAAGGGACCCATTTGCTTGGTTTTGGGTGGGAATACTTCTCGGCCTAATTGGCTTGCTACTGTTATTCCTTCTCCCTGTTGTTGAAAATGTTGAAGAGACTCAAGAAGAAGAGTTTGAGATAGAGGCGATAGACGAATTGACTCCTTATGCCTTGGCAACCACCGACAGCTATCGCTTTAGAGATTGGTTTTTTCTCGATGACAGAAATCAACAGCTAGGGCCAGTATCGTTTCAAAATCTTAGGAAAAATTGGCTACACGGCAAAGTGTCCAGTGAGACGTTTGTATGGAGCGATGGAATGGAAACCTGGCAGAAAGTTCAAGACTTACCTGGTTTTCAAGATGTGCTGGGCTAAGAAAAAAAGCCTTAAAGAGAAGTTTTTAAGGCTTGTAATGAAGTCTACCAGCTAGCTTTTGTGACGCCTGGAATTTCTCCCTTAAGGGCTAATTCACGGAAAGTGAGTCTGGATAGTTTAAATTTACGTAGGAATCCTCTGGCTCTTCCTGTTAAAGAGCAGCGATTGCGCAAACGAATAATTGAAGAGTCGCGTGGCATTTTGTTCAATGCAATGCGTGCTTCTTGTCTTTCTTCTTCACTCAAATTTAGGTCAACGCTTCTTTTCTTAAGCTCTTGCCTTTTCTCCCATTTGAGTTTGACGGTTCTTTCTCGTCTTTTTTGTTTTTCTACTGATGACTTTTTTGCCATATTAATCCTTTACGCAGATTTTTTTCGCGGAGCTTTTTTACGGGCTAATCCTTTTTGGCGCTGTTTGCGGTTAGGGTCTTTTTTGTTAATAACATAAAGACGACCTTTGCGACGCACCAAGATATCTCCTTTTGAAGGATCAGCTTTTACAGATGCTTTTACTTTCATGTCGCTTCCTATATTGAATATGAGCAGAAGTGTAACAAACCATGCGATTTCTCTCAAGCAGTAATTTCATCTTGCTTTTTTTGCCTTTATAGAGGTATCCTAGTACCTAAAACAAATTCAAGGATTTACCGTGAAACGTACATTTCAACCAAGCAAGCGTCACCGCAAGAAAGTCTGCGGATTTCGTAAAAGAATGAAGACTGCTGATGGCAGAAAAATCATTAATCGCCGTCGTCGTCAAGGTCGCAAACAATTGACTAGAGTGTGAGCCAAACTTACCCCAAATCTGCTCGGCTCCGCTATCGTCGCCAGTTCGAGCAGCTTGCTAGGTATGGTCATCGTTTAAAAGGTCAATGGATCATTGTTGAAGTAAGATTAACAAATAGATCAAAAAGTTATTGCGTGCCGAGACTCGGTATTACAGTCACAAAAAAATTTGGTAAAGCACATGATCGTAACCGATTTAAGAGAATCGTAAGAGAAGCTTTTCGCTGTTGTATAAATCTCTTGCCAAAAGGCCTCGATCTAAATGTGCGGCCAAATTATCTTCATAAAACTCATCCATTGCCTTTAAAAAAACAAGACATCGAAAAAGAGCTTTTAGAACTTATTACAGTGTATTCGTCACGTGTCTCTCAATGATGAACAAAAAAAAGCCGTTTACACTGTTGAGGGTAGGGTTCTTGTCCTAGCTGGAGCAGGAAGTGGTAAGACAAAAGTGTTGACTACACGTATTGCTCATCTTATTTTAAAACATCAGGTCTCTCCTCAAAGTATTCTGGGTCTTACTTTCACAAATAAAGCAGCCCAAGAAATGCGGCAGCGTATTGAAAAAATCCTCTCAAAAAAGCAAGCTAAAGAAATATGCCTTTCTACTTTTCACAGCTTTTGCATGAATATTTTAAAAGAGAATATCCACCATTTAGGCTTCACTCAGAATTTCAGCCTTTATGATGAAAAAGATGTGATGCGCTTGGTAAAAATGATTGCGCGAGATCTTCTCGAACATGAAGGAGAGCTGCCTTCCTTAGCAGCAACGATGCAAATGATTACTCAAGCACGCAATAAAGGACAAGCCCCCCATCAGATGATAAAAACAGGCTCAAAATGGCATGATGAATTTGCGGAGACGGTTTTTTCTCGCCTGCAAGATAGCATGAGGGCATATAATGCTGTTGATTTTGACCATTTGCTCTCCTTGACAGTTAATCTATTTGAAAGACATCCCGACGTGCTCGATCGCTACCAAGAGCGTTATCGTTTTATTATGATTGACGAGTACCAAGATACAAATCCTGTGCAGTTCCGCCTAGCAGCTCTTTTATCTTCTAAGTATAACAACTTATGTGTCGTTGGAGATGATGATCAGGCTATTTATGGTTGGCGAGGCGCCGAGGTGAAAAATATTTTATCATTTGATCAGGCTTCTATTATTAAATTGGAGCAAAACTACCGTTCGACAGACACGATTTTACAGGCTGCTAACGCGGTGATTAGCCACAATAAGGAGCGTTATCCAAAAGCTCTTTGGAGCCAAAGAGGAAAAGGTCCCTTAATTGAAGTGTTCGTTGCTCCAGGGGAAAAAGAAGAGGCAGAGGCTGTTGCAGGACGAATTGCCAAATTACGCGGGCAAGGAATTCCTTTTAACGAAATGGCCATTTTGTACCGTTCTAATGCGTTGTCTCGATCAATGGAACTTGCCTTAATGAAACAAAGTTGGCAGCAAAACGACAAGTGGATGACTGGTGTTCCCTTCCAAGTGTATGGCGGGACTGAGTTTTATGAAAGGCGGGAAGTAAAAGATCTTCTTGCCTATTTAAAAGTCATCATTAATCCCTTAGACCACGAGTCGCTCCTGCGTATCATTAATCATCCAAGACGCGGCATTGGCGAAAAAGCATTAGATCATATGACCACTTTTAGTCGTAAAAAGAATGTTCCTCTCTGGGAAGTATTTAAAAGTGCTAAAGAGGGACAAGAGGATCTTTCTGAAAAAGCTAAAGAGAGTTTAAGAAATTTTATTGCGCTTTTAGAAGAGGCCGCATTGCGTTTTAAAAGTCGATCCCTTTCTGAAACTCTGGTGTGGTTAATAGAAAAAATTAACTTCAAAAAAGGGATTGAGGAAGACGTTAAAAGTGATAAAATGCGCCAATTTAAATGGGAGAATGTGGAGAGTTTTATCCAAGCTCTCAAAGATTACGAGCAGAATCCGCGAGCTTCTTTAAGAGAGTTTGTCTCCAATATGGCATTAGACATTCAGTTGGAGGAGTGGGCTGGTGAAAAAAATCGAGAGGATAAAGTGCATCTGATGACCTTCCACAGCGCTAAAGGCTTGGAGTTTGAGGTCTGTTTTTTGGTAGGTGTTGAGGATCATATTATTCCTCACGAGAAAAGCCTTAAAGAAAATGGTTTAGAGGAGGAGCGTCGCCTTATGTATGTCGCTTTGACTCGAGCAAAGACATATCTTATACTAAGCATGGTTAAAGAAAGAAAGCGTCTAGGGAAAGATGCGGTGAGTCGTCCCTCTCGATTTCTGTTCGAAATTCCAAAGGAACTAATGCAGCCTAAAGCCTGGCATGAGATTTAGTAGACCTCTTACATAACTTGCTTTGCTTGAAAAAATTGATCATTTTTGAGTGAATTTATCGTTAAATTTTGAGAGCATATGAGTACATATGGTTGAAAAATTTAACGATAAAGATGCCAAAAAGGGTAGTGTTAGCAAGTAGATGAAGTGATGCAAGCGGGCTAATGATGATAAGAGGGCTAAAGTTCGTGTTCGATATGGTTAATGAGTGCTAGGATATCGAACTGGAGCGGTGTTGGTGCTGAGTCGTGCGCATTTTTTGCAAATTGCAAAGCTTTTTCAATATTATTTTCATCGAGAAAAACTTGAGAGATCATCATATGAAGTCTCCAGAGATTCGCGGAGTCTTGATTGCCAAATTTTTCTATATAACTAAGTAAAGGAAGAATGGCACGTTCAACAGAGTAATTTTCTTGGCCCATCTCTCTTGCGTAAGTCTCGAAATCTATAACTGCGATTTCATAATGAGCCATTTTTGTGTTTTTAGGATCTTTAGCGAGGAGTGTTTGCTTGATAATAGAAGCTTCCGTTTGGTAGAGTTGCCCTTCTTTGGCGAGTTGTCGATAACGTTCTAAAAGAAAAAAAAGGTTATCGTTACACCTGATGCCAGAGTGCATAATCCGCAGTGCATCATCAAGGCGGCAAAGCTCCTGAGCTTTGCCGTAAAGAGTGATAAGCTCTTTGGATGAAAAGGGACGCTGGCCGAGTTTTGAAACGGTTTGTTTATAAGCTTTTGAAGCGTTAACCTTTTGTAAGAGATAATCTGCATAAGCCTTCCCACCACCTGGCCGGTATCCAGTTGTTTCAATGGGTTGTTGCTCTTCATCGAGAATAATGACTGTTGGATAGCCTTTCACTTTGAATTTTTGCTGTAGTTCCTTGTTTTGTTTTGCAACTTGAGGATCAAGTTTAGATTTCATAGGGAAATCCAACACAACAAAAACAAACTGATTGCGTGCTTTTTCAGCGAACTCAGAAGTATTCAAAACCTCATTTTCCAATTTATGGCACCAGCCACACCAATCTGACCCCGTAAAAAAAAGAAATAGAGGTTTTTCCTGCTTTCTCGCTTGCTCAACAGCTTGATCGTAATTGGTGAGCCAGTGGAGCTTTGATGAGGAATCAATTGCTTGAGCTTGCTGGTAAAAACCTAGTAAAAGACTTAAGGACATAAGCCATTTTAGCATCTGATTTTTCCTTAGTTTTATTTTTTTAGCATCTTGAATTGTAACTTGAACTTATCGATAAAATAATGTAACGTAGTTTGCCAATCAACGTTAGTGCGAACCAGGCGTTGTTAAGAAGTTTTCTTAAATTTAAAAACGTAAGCAGTTTATTGCTTTAAGTAGCTTCTTAGAGGACTTAGGCGCCTTGTGAACTTGGTTATCGACATCATCTTGCCTATGCTCTTTAATAAACGCAAAGGGAGGATTTTGTGATATCCTAATTTCTTTTAATCCTATGTAACTACCCATAATTATGCAATCTTTTCCACCAACTTTTATCTTGAGGCATCGTAGGGAAAATCTTAAGAAATGCAGCCTCTCTGGTTTGGAAAAAAGAGAAGATATGCGCTTTTTCTCCTATCCAATCTCTGTTCTGCCCCCATTAGATCAGCATATTCTTTTAGTCATGGAAGGAGCCGAGGAGTTATGTGTCGCTGATGCCGACTATGGACTTCTTATCCTCGACTCGACATGGCGTTACCTAAATAAGATGGTGCAATTTGTTGAAAAGGATAGCGTGGTCGTAAAGAGAACTCTGCCCAGCTTGTTTAAGACGGCATACCCTAGAAGACAAGAAGACTGCGTTGATCCTGAAAGGGGACTTTCTTCAATCGAAGCTCTCTATGTGGCTTATCATTTACTTGGTAGGGATACAACACAACTCTTAGACACCTATTATTGGAAAGATCAATTTCAGCAAATTAACTCTCATTTATTGTAAGAATCTCTTTACTTTTAGCTTATAATTACATAAAATTATTTCTTTTATATTTTATTTTGAAGTGTTAAAATGATTGATCAGGTATTCAGTATTCTTGCGAATTTCGAAGATCTATTATGGGCATACGTTGGGTTTCCCCTAATGGTGATTTTCGGTATCTACCTCACCTTTAAAAGCGGCTTTGCACAACTTCGTAAATTGCCTGATTCAGCTAAAACGTTCATTGGTTTTTTTACCTTAAGAGAAAAAAATTCCCGAGGCGTCCATCCTTTGAAAGTCTTTTTTGCCGGTGTTGGAGGATGTGTTGGCGTGGGGAACGTCGTCGGCATTTGCTCAGCCGTACAGATCGGCGGCCCGGGAGCCCTCTTCTGGATCTGGGTGACGGCCATTTTCGGCATGATTTTAAAATATGCTGAAGTTTACCTTGGTATTCGCTTTAGAGAACCGAACAAAGAGGGGGGCTATAATGGTGGGCCCATGTACTTCTTAAAAAGAGCCTTTAAGACGGGATTTTTTCCCGCGCTTACAGCATTTTTGCTCTGCATCTATGGTGTAGAAATTTTGCAGTTTAGTCTGGTTGTGCACTCCGTGAGTTATAATTGGAGTATTCATCCGCTAGTCGTGACTCTCATCTTACTCGTTCTCGTTTTGTTTGCCGGGACGGGGGGAGTTAAAAGAGTTGGTAACATTTCTACGGCTGTTGTGCCTGTTTTCGTTATTCTTTACATGGGAATGGGTGGATGGATCATTTTAAATAATCTCAACGCCGTTCCCGAAATGATAGCGATGGTTTTTGAGAGTGCTTTTTCAGGCCATGCCGCTTTTGGTGGATTCGTTGGAAGCACGATGTTAGTCACAATTTCTCAAGGAATTAGAAGAGGCTGTTATACGGGTGATGTCGGTGTGGGTTATGCTTCGATTATCAATAGTGAAACCTCTGTACAAATGCCTGAAAAACAAGCTTCTTTGGAATTTTTGGGCATCTTTTTAGATACGTTCTTTATTTGCACGACAAGTGTGATGTTAATTTTGATCACTGGGGTTTGGCAAGAGCCATTGGAAATGGATCTGCTCGTTCAGATGGCTTTGGGGCAGTACTTCCCTTATATGACCTTCTTTATGCCCTTCTTCTTGTTTCTCTTAGGGTATTCCACTATTAATGCCTATTTCTGTGCTGGTTTAAAATGCGCAGAATACCTTTCCCCGAGAAGAGGAAAAATTGTCTATAGCATTTATGCGGCTGTCGCTCTTTTTGCCTTTTCTTTTGTGGATGTGATGCAAGCTCAGTCTGTCATGGCGATTGCAGGGGGACTGCTTCTTGTGATTAACTTATGGGGTATTTTTAAACTGCGCGATGAAATCAGCTACGATGCAGTCACTACTACATACACTCAGCTAAGTGGCGTATCTGTAGATTAACCAAGGTTTGGTTGGCATGATTGAAATCATGCCCTCAAAAGAGTTACCCAACATCTTTTAAAAACTTTAATGCGCTCTTTGAAAAAGGCGCATCTTTCCCCAACCGCTGTGTTTTAAGTCAGCACAAAGACTTGGGACCACCTCAGAAGT
The window above is part of the Chlamydiales bacterium STE3 genome. Proteins encoded here:
- a CDS encoding hypothetical protein (Product derived from UniProtKB/Trembl:H9BWF4); the encoded protein is MEILLTVILWVLMGGMTSYFAARRGRDPFAWFWVGILLGLIGLLLLFLLPVVENVEETQEEEFEIEAIDELTPYALATTDSYRFRDWFFLDDRNQQLGPVSFQNLRKNWLHGKVSSETFVWSDGMETWQKVQDLPGFQDVLG
- a CDS encoding putative D-alanine/glycine transport protein, sodium-dependent (Product derived from UniProtKB/Trembl:Q6MAS7;Gene name derived from UniProtKB/Trembl:Q6MAS7), which codes for MIDQVFSILANFEDLLWAYVGFPLMVIFGIYLTFKSGFAQLRKLPDSAKTFIGFFTLREKNSRGVHPLKVFFAGVGGCVGVGNVVGICSAVQIGGPGALFWIWVTAIFGMILKYAEVYLGIRFREPNKEGGYNGGPMYFLKRAFKTGFFPALTAFLLCIYGVEILQFSLVVHSVSYNWSIHPLVVTLILLVLVLFAGTGGVKRVGNISTAVVPVFVILYMGMGGWIILNNLNAVPEMIAMVFESAFSGHAAFGGFVGSTMLVTISQGIRRGCYTGDVGVGYASIINSETSVQMPEKQASLEFLGIFLDTFFICTTSVMLILITGVWQEPLEMDLLVQMALGQYFPYMTFFMPFFLFLLGYSTINAYFCAGLKCAEYLSPRRGKIVYSIYAAVALFAFSFVDVMQAQSVMAIAGGLLLVINLWGIFKLRDEISYDAVTTTYTQLSGVSVD
- a CDS encoding 30S ribosomal protein S14 (Product derived from UniProtKB/Swiss-Prot:Q6MAR9;Gene name derived from UniProtKB/Swiss-Prot:Q6MAR9), whose product is MAKKSSVEKQKRRERTVKLKWEKRQELKKRSVDLNLSEEERQEARIALNKMPRDSSIIRLRNRCSLTGRARGFLRKFKLSRLTFRELALKGEIPGVTKASW
- a CDS encoding Ribonuclease P protein component (Product derived from UniProtKB/Swiss-Prot:B0BAN9;Gene name derived from UniProtKB/Swiss-Prot:B0BAN9;EC number derived from UniProtKB/Swiss-Prot:B0BAN9); the protein is MSQTYPKSARLRYRRQFEQLARYGHRLKGQWIIVEVRLTNRSKSYCVPRLGITVTKKFGKAHDRNRFKRIVREAFRCCINLLPKGLDLNVRPNYLHKTHPLPLKKQDIEKELLELITVYSSRVSQ
- a CDS encoding Uncharacterized protein (Product derived from UniProtKB/Trembl:D6YVL4), which gives rise to MQSFPPTFILRHRRENLKKCSLSGLEKREDMRFFSYPISVLPPLDQHILLVMEGAEELCVADADYGLLILDSTWRYLNKMVQFVEKDSVVVKRTLPSLFKTAYPRRQEDCVDPERGLSSIEALYVAYHLLGRDTTQLLDTYYWKDQFQQINSHLL
- a CDS encoding 50S ribosomal protein L36 (Product derived from UniProtKB/Swiss-Prot:Q6MAS0;Gene name derived from UniProtKB/Swiss-Prot:Q6MAS0), whose amino-acid sequence is MKVKASVKADPSKGDILVRRKGRLYVINKKDPNRKQRQKGLARKKAPRKKSA
- a CDS encoding ATP-dependent DNA helicase PcrA (Product derived from UniProtKB/Swiss-Prot:Q6GFF2;Gene name derived from UniProtKB/Swiss-Prot:Q6GFF2;EC number derived from UniProtKB/Swiss-Prot:Q6GFF2) encodes the protein MSLNDEQKKAVYTVEGRVLVLAGAGSGKTKVLTTRIAHLILKHQVSPQSILGLTFTNKAAQEMRQRIEKILSKKQAKEICLSTFHSFCMNILKENIHHLGFTQNFSLYDEKDVMRLVKMIARDLLEHEGELPSLAATMQMITQARNKGQAPHQMIKTGSKWHDEFAETVFSRLQDSMRAYNAVDFDHLLSLTVNLFERHPDVLDRYQERYRFIMIDEYQDTNPVQFRLAALLSSKYNNLCVVGDDDQAIYGWRGAEVKNILSFDQASIIKLEQNYRSTDTILQAANAVISHNKERYPKALWSQRGKGPLIEVFVAPGEKEEAEAVAGRIAKLRGQGIPFNEMAILYRSNALSRSMELALMKQSWQQNDKWMTGVPFQVYGGTEFYERREVKDLLAYLKVIINPLDHESLLRIINHPRRGIGEKALDHMTTFSRKKNVPLWEVFKSAKEGQEDLSEKAKESLRNFIALLEEAALRFKSRSLSETLVWLIEKINFKKGIEEDVKSDKMRQFKWENVESFIQALKDYEQNPRASLREFVSNMALDIQLEEWAGEKNREDKVHLMTFHSAKGLEFEVCFLVGVEDHIIPHEKSLKENGLEEERRLMYVALTRAKTYLILSMVKERKRLGKDAVSRPSRFLFEIPKELMQPKAWHEI
- a CDS encoding Uncharacterized protein (Product derived from UniProtKB/Trembl:F8L0V8), with the protein product MPDRLPNVDNKNVDTKEFEIPETVFVRDIENRVFQGIVLQVLAHIEGIALLEGNLIDSLLGRNPSENVKGISAEQDMHNHTISIKVEVNICYGLSIPDKAEEIQSKIAEEITKLTGLHVSCVHVVFKNIISEKDAAKKLISSLPQDFDSVKRPDAVEEEYSEEF
- a CDS encoding Thioredoxin-related protein DsbJ (Product derived from UniProtKB/Swiss-Prot:Q9Z6X3;Gene name derived from UniProtKB/Swiss-Prot:Q9Z6X3;EC number derived from UniProtKB/Trembl:D6YVL3), whose amino-acid sequence is MLKWLMSLSLLLGFYQQAQAIDSSSKLHWLTNYDQAVEQARKQEKPLFLFFTGSDWCGWCHKLENEVLNTSEFAEKARNQFVFVVLDFPMKSKLDPQVAKQNKELQQKFKVKGYPTVIILDEEQQPIETTGYRPGGGKAYADYLLQKVNASKAYKQTVSKLGQRPFSSKELITLYGKAQELCRLDDALRIMHSGIRCNDNLFFLLERYRQLAKEGQLYQTEASIIKQTLLAKDPKNTKMAHYEIAVIDFETYAREMGQENYSVERAILPLLSYIEKFGNQDSANLWRLHMMISQVFLDENNIEKALQFAKNAHDSAPTPLQFDILALINHIEHEL